One window from the genome of Paraclostridium sordellii encodes:
- a CDS encoding CD3324 family protein, whose product MKYKNAKNLLPNELLEKVQEYIQGDVIYIPKLKGDKIPWGAKNGARKAIYTRNKDIFDLYINGYSIEEIINIYNLSESSIRKIISKIKKETIENANTLDLGGVTNE is encoded by the coding sequence TTGAAATACAAAAATGCTAAAAATTTACTACCAAATGAATTACTTGAAAAAGTGCAAGAATATATCCAAGGGGATGTTATATATATACCAAAGCTAAAAGGAGATAAAATACCTTGGGGAGCAAAAAATGGTGCAAGAAAAGCCATTTACACAAGAAATAAAGATATATTTGATTTATATATAAATGGATACTCAATAGAAGAGATAATAAATATATACAACCTATCAGAGTCTAGCATAAGAAAAATTATATCTAAAATAAAAAAAGAAACTATTGAAAATGCTAATACACTAGACTTAGGAGGGGTTACCAATGAATAA
- a CDS encoding S41 family peptidase encodes MKKIRFIIMTIIFIIFLIFTVIRVEGNKNIENKKWIEDITYLDESLKKEHPDLFRNISQSEWDMNIKNLKLNVRKLSDLEISLRIAQMISSIKDGHTYMDLINTINTFSEDSTKVEEVETFPINVEYFEDGLRVAGCDKRYDQVLGYKLISINNISIDEVIKKLSSLINYDNEQSAKEKSKKFIGVYEALKFLDIVKTKEAKFLYENDNNENVMLNIETIKNKDIEFEHLEKPKFKKYMNEEIPYWFEYIEEDNIFYFRFKQCLSTEDVNYYSFEQKFIKAINDTKFEKLVIDLRDNRGGRLAIVDSIINELKYKTELEGKDIFAITNKGTASAAADIAWKLQYELGATIVGEETGGNVNFFGTENEFITLPNSKLKIFYPYNEVNNKKGYLGGVKPDIKVEQSYENYLKDIDDYYEFIKNIK; translated from the coding sequence ATGAAAAAAATAAGATTTATTATTATGACCATTATATTTATTATATTTTTAATCTTTACAGTTATCAGAGTTGAAGGTAATAAAAATATTGAAAATAAAAAATGGATAGAAGATATAACTTATTTAGATGAAAGCTTAAAAAAAGAACATCCCGATTTATTTAGAAATATTTCACAGTCAGAATGGGATATGAATATAAAAAATTTAAAATTAAATGTAAGAAAACTATCGGACCTTGAAATTTCTCTTAGAATAGCTCAAATGATATCTTCTATTAAAGATGGACACACATATATGGATTTAATAAATACAATTAATACTTTTAGTGAAGATAGTACAAAAGTTGAAGAAGTAGAAACTTTCCCAATAAATGTAGAATACTTTGAAGATGGATTAAGGGTAGCAGGATGTGATAAAAGGTATGATCAAGTTCTAGGATACAAACTAATATCTATAAATAATATATCTATTGATGAAGTTATAAAAAAATTATCAAGTTTAATAAACTATGATAATGAGCAATCTGCAAAAGAAAAATCAAAAAAATTTATAGGAGTATACGAGGCCTTAAAGTTTTTAGATATAGTTAAGACTAAGGAGGCTAAGTTTTTATATGAAAATGATAATAATGAAAATGTTATGCTTAATATTGAAACTATAAAAAATAAAGATATTGAGTTTGAACATCTAGAAAAGCCTAAGTTTAAAAAGTATATGAACGAAGAAATTCCCTATTGGTTTGAATATATAGAAGAGGATAATATTTTTTACTTTAGATTTAAACAATGTTTATCTACTGAAGATGTAAATTATTATAGTTTTGAGCAAAAGTTTATAAAGGCTATTAATGATACCAAATTTGAAAAATTAGTTATAGATTTAAGAGACAATAGAGGAGGAAGATTGGCTATTGTAGATTCTATTATTAATGAATTGAAATATAAAACAGAATTAGAAGGCAAAGATATATTTGCTATAACAAATAAAGGTACTGCTTCAGCTGCAGCTGATATAGCTTGGAAGTTACAGTATGAGTTAGGAGCTACAATAGTTGGAGAAGAAACAGGAGGTAATGTAAACTTCTTTGGTACAGAAAATGAATTTATTACATTACCTAATTCTAAGCTAAAAATATTCTATCCTTATAATGAGGTAAATAATAAAAAAGGTTATTTAGGAGGGGTTAAGCCTGATATAAAGGTAGAACAAAGTTATGAAAATTATTTAAAAGATATAGATGATTATTATGAATTTATAAAAAATATAAAGTAA
- a CDS encoding GNAT family N-acetyltransferase, translated as MKSIIKKSKNIILRKTNLEDLEFVIRAERDKENSMYVGQWTKQQHINALEDEDILHIIIEDCDNKKIGYIIISGLKGLNRSIEFKRFVICEKDRGFGKESLSLVKELAFNELNAHRLWLDVRLKNERAKRVYESQGFKVEGILRECIFYNGEYESLIVMSILSSEYIFNKKVNIKEIK; from the coding sequence ATGAAATCTATTATAAAAAAATCAAAGAATATAATTTTAAGAAAAACTAATTTAGAAGATTTAGAATTTGTTATAAGAGCAGAACGTGACAAAGAAAATTCTATGTATGTGGGACAATGGACAAAACAACAGCATATAAATGCATTAGAAGATGAAGATATATTACATATAATAATTGAAGATTGTGATAACAAAAAAATAGGATATATTATTATTTCTGGACTTAAAGGTTTAAATAGAAGTATTGAGTTTAAGCGATTTGTTATATGCGAAAAGGATAGAGGTTTTGGAAAAGAGTCTTTAAGTTTAGTTAAAGAACTAGCTTTTAATGAATTAAATGCTCATCGACTATGGCTTGATGTACGTTTAAAAAATGAAAGAGCAAAAAGAGTTTATGAATCTCAAGGTTTTAAGGTAGAGGGGATTTTAAGGGAATGTATTTTTTATAATGGAGAATATGAATCATTAATTGTTATGTCAATATTGTCTAGTGAATATATATTTAATAAAAAAGTTAATATTAAGGAGATAAAATGA
- a CDS encoding MerR family transcriptional regulator — translation MKNNKLLTVGQLAKEMDVTVRTLQYYDKEGLLKPSQKSEGGRRLYTDKDIVKLHQILSLKYLGFSLDKIKDNLFSLDDPIEVVKILEQQGEIIKSQIDKLKSALETTEALHDEVIKIKTVDFSKYADIVSLIKQQNENYWVVKLFDDKLSSHMRKRFKDREDDGLNLFNKYSNILDKAVLLKKQGELPNSDKSISVAKEWWGMINEFTEGDMSILPELIKFNENKDGWDTKISSKQRFIDDFIDKALIAYFEKENIIISEMESV, via the coding sequence ATGAAAAATAATAAGCTTTTAACAGTTGGTCAACTTGCAAAAGAAATGGATGTAACCGTTCGTACACTTCAATATTATGATAAAGAGGGATTACTTAAACCATCACAAAAAAGTGAAGGTGGAAGAAGACTTTATACTGATAAAGATATAGTAAAGCTTCATCAAATATTATCATTAAAATACTTAGGATTTTCATTAGATAAAATTAAAGATAATTTATTTTCACTTGATGATCCTATAGAAGTTGTAAAAATACTTGAACAACAAGGTGAAATAATAAAATCTCAAATAGATAAATTAAAATCTGCACTTGAAACTACCGAGGCACTTCATGATGAAGTTATTAAAATAAAAACTGTGGACTTTTCCAAATATGCAGATATAGTCTCTTTAATTAAACAACAAAATGAAAACTATTGGGTTGTAAAGCTTTTTGATGATAAGTTGTCATCACATATGCGTAAACGATTTAAAGATAGAGAAGATGATGGTTTAAACCTATTTAACAAGTATTCAAATATACTTGATAAGGCAGTTTTATTAAAAAAGCAAGGTGAATTACCAAATAGTGATAAAAGTATATCTGTGGCTAAAGAATGGTGGGGTATGATAAATGAATTTACTGAAGGTGACATGAGTATTTTACCTGAACTTATAAAGTTCAATGAGAATAAAGATGGATGGGATACTAAAATATCATCAAAGCAAAGATTTATTGATGACTTTATTGATAAGGCACTTATTGCCTATTTTGAAAAGGAAAATATAATAATTTCTGAAATGGAGAGTGTTTAA
- a CDS encoding MFS transporter, which produces METLKNLETKLWNKNFFLLWQGQMVSVLGDVFYLMALNFWMLEITGSTALMGMLSAVTMLPKIILGPFAGVFVDRWDRKKLIVLTDLIRGVIVTFVGIAGVMGFIQVWMVFIVGIISGICAAFFNPAINSSRPDIVPEDKLLKANSVTSLAQSGMDMIGNAVGGVLYVLIGAPYMFLLNGISYLFSAFTEIFITIPKVKREEKEITFIEDFKLGIKFLNDFKVYKKMFICSSIINFFGNAGMILLIPYFKETEFLGAQKYGFAMMVLAMGMVFGSILLSIKGIKRENKFKVFNISLVSCTTLLLGAIITNNYIVLLLCWLFGFFFNVIFNTIFSTAAMSTIPSDIRGKVMAITSAISMGLVPIGQLLAGVLGDLMPIRLVLFIMFLCCFIIGFLYIRIKNLKRFIEYDSEYDNLEELMKL; this is translated from the coding sequence TTGGAAACATTGAAAAATTTGGAAACTAAGTTATGGAATAAAAATTTCTTTTTACTTTGGCAAGGGCAGATGGTATCAGTTTTAGGAGATGTCTTTTATCTCATGGCGTTAAACTTTTGGATGTTAGAAATAACTGGGTCTACAGCACTTATGGGAATGTTAAGTGCTGTCACTATGCTACCAAAAATAATTTTAGGTCCTTTTGCAGGTGTATTTGTAGATAGGTGGGATAGGAAAAAATTAATAGTTTTAACAGATTTAATAAGAGGTGTTATAGTAACTTTTGTAGGAATTGCAGGGGTAATGGGATTTATTCAAGTTTGGATGGTTTTTATTGTCGGGATTATAAGTGGAATCTGTGCTGCATTTTTCAACCCTGCAATAAACTCTAGTAGACCAGATATCGTTCCAGAAGATAAGTTATTAAAAGCAAATTCTGTAACAAGTTTAGCTCAATCAGGTATGGATATGATAGGAAATGCAGTAGGTGGAGTACTGTATGTTTTAATAGGGGCACCTTATATGTTTTTATTGAATGGAATTTCTTACTTATTTTCAGCTTTTACAGAAATATTTATAACTATACCAAAGGTAAAAAGAGAAGAAAAAGAAATAACTTTTATAGAAGATTTTAAGCTTGGAATTAAATTTTTAAATGACTTTAAAGTATATAAAAAGATGTTTATATGCTCTTCTATAATAAATTTTTTTGGAAATGCCGGAATGATACTTTTAATACCATATTTTAAGGAAACTGAGTTTTTAGGAGCTCAAAAATATGGATTTGCAATGATGGTTTTAGCTATGGGAATGGTTTTTGGAAGTATATTGTTATCAATCAAAGGCATAAAAAGAGAGAATAAATTTAAAGTGTTTAATATTTCTTTAGTATCTTGTACAACATTATTATTAGGAGCCATTATTACAAATAACTATATAGTACTACTTCTTTGCTGGTTATTTGGATTCTTTTTTAACGTAATTTTTAATACTATTTTTTCAACTGCAGCTATGTCAACTATACCATCAGATATAAGGGGAAAAGTCATGGCAATAACATCGGCTATAAGTATGGGATTAGTACCTATTGGTCAGTTACTAGCAGGAGTTTTAGGAGATCTAATGCCTATTAGACTTGTACTTTTTATTATGTTTTTATGTTGTTTTATTATTGGATTTTTATATATTAGAATAAAAAATTTAAAAAGATTTATAGAATATGATAGTGAATACGATAATTTAGAAGAATTAATGAAATTATAG